The proteins below are encoded in one region of Acidobacteriota bacterium:
- a CDS encoding insulinase family protein, whose protein sequence is MRKSLMVLILAAGFALAAATPPDGGRAGVHRLANGLPVILLENHANPLTATFFVVKTGLRAENAGNCGLSHMLEHLLFNGTERFDQKQLYAELDFLGVYHNAFTRDDYTCYVMLSERDLFPRALDLQAQMLFHSTLPPDKVEKERGIILEELAKDSASPDFALERAAAEAVFAGTPYALPILGTPATLRDISRDALLAYYREQYVPNNMTLLVVGDFAPAEMLRHLEARLGKYPARPLPEGPRPVDLFTDPSVKVLPVESPAGRLLLTFPAPSPADPAWPAHELARRRLADDRTSPLAALLKAEGLGEYTLSALDNRDYSLCQLAVEVPAGRKLTPGQVATLREKIAALRTDFTDADLAGALTRLEAEEVFGQENIHYFGMLKGGLLADLPADQAAGFVGPRLVERFRSVTAAGVRAQAERILHPGKLRVAILEAAAAASPARPAPPAGMPRAMGGK, encoded by the coding sequence ATGCGTAAAAGCCTGATGGTCCTGATCCTGGCTGCCGGCTTTGCCCTGGCGGCCGCGACCCCGCCGGACGGGGGGCGGGCGGGCGTCCACCGGCTTGCCAACGGGCTGCCGGTCATCCTCCTGGAGAACCACGCCAACCCCCTGACGGCCACCTTCTTCGTGGTCAAGACCGGCCTGCGCGCCGAAAACGCCGGTAACTGCGGGCTCTCCCACATGCTGGAGCACCTGCTCTTCAACGGCACGGAGCGCTTCGACCAGAAGCAGCTCTACGCGGAGCTGGACTTTTTGGGGGTCTACCACAACGCCTTCACCCGGGACGACTACACCTGCTACGTGATGCTCTCCGAGCGGGACCTCTTCCCCAGGGCCCTGGACCTCCAGGCGCAGATGCTCTTCCACTCCACCCTCCCCCCCGACAAGGTGGAGAAGGAACGCGGCATCATCCTCGAGGAACTGGCCAAGGACTCGGCCTCCCCCGACTTCGCCCTCGAGCGCGCCGCCGCCGAGGCCGTCTTTGCCGGGACGCCCTACGCGCTCCCCATCCTGGGCACACCCGCCACCCTCCGGGACATCTCCCGGGACGCCCTGCTGGCGTACTACCGGGAGCAGTACGTCCCCAACAACATGACCCTGCTGGTGGTAGGCGACTTCGCTCCGGCGGAGATGCTCCGCCACCTCGAGGCGAGGCTGGGGAAATACCCGGCCCGACCGCTCCCGGAAGGGCCCCGGCCCGTGGATCTCTTCACGGACCCTTCCGTCAAGGTCCTCCCCGTGGAATCACCGGCCGGCCGCCTGCTCCTGACCTTCCCGGCCCCCTCCCCGGCGGATCCCGCCTGGCCCGCCCACGAACTCGCCCGGCGCCGGCTGGCCGACGACCGGACCTCCCCCCTGGCGGCGCTGCTGAAGGCCGAGGGCCTCGGCGAATACACTCTCAGCGCCCTCGACAACCGCGACTACTCCCTCTGCCAGCTCGCCGTCGAGGTCCCGGCCGGGCGCAAGCTGACACCCGGCCAGGTTGCGACCCTTCGGGAAAAGATCGCGGCGCTCCGGACCGACTTCACCGACGCCGACCTGGCGGGGGCCCTGACCCGGCTGGAGGCGGAAGAAGTCTTCGGCCAGGAGAACATTCATTATTTCGGGATGCTCAAGGGCGGCCTTCTCGCCGACCTGCCGGCGGACCAGGCGGCCGGATTCGTCGGGCCGCGCCTGGTGGAGCGGTTCCGGTCCGTCACCGCCGCCGGTGTCCGGGCGCAGGCGGAGCGGATCCTTCACCCGGGGAAACTCCGGGTGGCGATCCTGGAGGCGGCGGCCGCGGCGTCCCCGGCCCGCCCCGCGCCCCCCGCCGGGATGCCCCGGGCCATGGGAGGGAAGTGA
- a CDS encoding insulinase family protein codes for MRRHQNLTERHRPEPAVGPVGPVGPVRLVRLVRLVSLALLLAAGIARAASPAPACERRLLPGGLEAAVERVPGSRLLAVHVLVKNRAAGEPQGRAGIADLAHRVLLQAGDDPARQALLSRLDAIGADLKAVDDPAIPFDDYYTVEEFSYLRFQVLDRFRDEGLRLLAELLAKPVVTDATLAAARAAQAEVRARREKGPRAVAERAWWEAVFPGSWKSRPVYGTADSLEGLTVTEFKDWFGAHFRPGNLVLTVQTAAPPRVVLRQLASAFAAPRAAAGAVPAPRAPLPPPAAAGEDKVRSVTLASRQGYILAGDVFPVESADLPALEIAVALLSERVSFELREKRGLAYSLGAGLEGLDGGRLASLTVSMGTRPENVETARAGIREVLEAFGREALTDREVATAVNKARGRFLMRCLLSLNRAFYMGLDLYRGAPPCAYRGRPDGWKSVTPADVRRVRDRYIKPPAFRWILVHP; via the coding sequence ATGAGAAGGCACCAGAACCTCACGGAGCGCCATCGCCCCGAGCCCGCCGTCGGACCTGTCGGACCTGTCGGACCTGTCAGACTTGTCAGACTTGTCAGACTTGTCAGCCTGGCCCTCCTCCTGGCCGCCGGCATCGCCCGGGCGGCTTCCCCGGCGCCCGCCTGCGAGCGCCGCCTCCTCCCCGGCGGCCTGGAGGCGGCCGTGGAGCGGGTCCCCGGATCCCGTCTCCTCGCCGTCCACGTCCTGGTGAAAAACCGGGCCGCGGGGGAACCGCAGGGGCGCGCGGGCATCGCCGACCTGGCCCACCGGGTGCTCCTCCAGGCGGGGGACGACCCGGCCCGCCAGGCGCTCCTGTCGCGCCTGGACGCCATCGGCGCCGACCTCAAGGCCGTGGACGACCCCGCAATCCCCTTCGACGACTACTACACCGTCGAGGAATTCTCCTACCTCCGCTTCCAGGTGTTGGACCGCTTCCGCGACGAGGGGCTGAGGCTCCTGGCCGAACTCCTCGCGAAACCGGTCGTCACCGACGCCACCCTGGCGGCGGCCCGGGCCGCGCAGGCCGAGGTGCGCGCCCGCCGGGAGAAGGGCCCCCGGGCCGTCGCCGAGCGGGCCTGGTGGGAGGCCGTTTTTCCCGGGTCGTGGAAGTCGCGCCCCGTCTACGGCACGGCGGACTCCCTGGAGGGCCTGACGGTGACCGAGTTCAAGGACTGGTTCGGGGCCCACTTCCGCCCCGGCAACCTGGTCCTGACCGTCCAGACCGCCGCTCCCCCCCGGGTGGTTCTCCGTCAGCTGGCGTCGGCGTTCGCCGCACCCCGGGCCGCGGCCGGGGCCGTCCCCGCCCCGCGGGCCCCGTTGCCGCCCCCGGCAGCGGCCGGCGAGGACAAGGTCCGGTCCGTGACCCTGGCCTCCCGGCAGGGGTACATCCTGGCGGGGGACGTCTTCCCCGTGGAGAGCGCCGACCTGCCCGCCCTCGAGATCGCCGTGGCGTTGCTGTCCGAGCGGGTCTCCTTTGAACTCCGGGAGAAGCGCGGGCTGGCCTACTCCCTGGGCGCCGGCCTCGAGGGCCTCGACGGGGGCCGGCTAGCGTCCCTGACGGTGAGCATGGGGACGCGCCCCGAGAACGTGGAGACCGCGCGGGCGGGGATCCGGGAAGTCCTGGAGGCCTTCGGACGGGAGGCGCTCACGGACCGGGAGGTCGCCACCGCCGTCAACAAGGCCCGGGGGCGCTTCCTGATGCGCTGCCTCCTGTCGCTGAACCGGGCGTTCTACATGGGCCTGGACCTGTACCGCGGGGCCCCGCCGTGCGCCTACCGGGGGCGTCCCGACGGCTGGAAGAGCGTCACCCCGGCCGACGTCCGCCGCGTCCGGGACCGGTACATCAAACCGCCGGCGTTCCGCTGGATCCTCGTGCACCCTTAG
- a CDS encoding apolipoprotein N-acyltransferase encodes MTDRLNTAAGSRTGTTLIVAVSLASGLLTSTGFPPLKVVAVNAAFAWAAVARRRPVWRGLPVALAAGVVSVLHLAGVERLSVPGRGTVPAVLVQSEACSIRIAAEIHRRMPEGTRLAVWPEYATFEYADPGTPAFTELSRLAAASRCTLVAGCKESIPGEPEPAFFNAALVFGPDGRRLGAYHKANPVPFFRDGTPGTRFPAFPTEAGRIGIAICYDADFPSVSRTLVRNGAEILVVPTFDAGWWTARQHDQHAALAALRAVENGRWMLRATSSGVSQILDPCGRDHGRIHNFEAGLVFGLVEPRRDRTPYGRIGWMIGPGSLLLALGIVGTLVWPDVRRRFRNWRTQAGTGAPA; translated from the coding sequence ATGACCGACCGCCTGAACACCGCCGCAGGGTCCCGGACGGGCACAACCCTGATCGTGGCCGTCTCGCTCGCGTCCGGGCTCCTCACGTCCACCGGTTTTCCCCCGCTCAAGGTGGTGGCCGTGAACGCAGCCTTCGCCTGGGCGGCCGTCGCACGGCGGCGTCCCGTCTGGCGAGGCCTCCCCGTCGCCCTGGCCGCCGGCGTGGTTTCGGTGCTGCACCTGGCCGGCGTGGAACGTCTCTCCGTCCCGGGACGGGGGACCGTCCCGGCGGTGCTGGTCCAGAGCGAAGCCTGCTCCATCCGGATCGCCGCGGAGATTCACCGTCGAATGCCCGAGGGGACCCGTCTCGCCGTGTGGCCCGAGTACGCCACCTTCGAATACGCCGACCCGGGAACGCCGGCGTTCACGGAACTTTCCCGCCTCGCCGCGGCTTCACGCTGCACCCTGGTGGCCGGTTGCAAGGAGAGCATCCCGGGAGAACCCGAGCCGGCCTTCTTCAACGCCGCGCTCGTTTTCGGCCCGGACGGCCGCCGGCTGGGGGCCTACCACAAGGCCAACCCCGTCCCCTTCTTCCGGGACGGGACGCCCGGGACCCGTTTCCCCGCCTTCCCCACGGAAGCCGGGCGTATCGGCATCGCCATCTGCTACGACGCCGACTTTCCTTCGGTCAGCCGAACGCTGGTCCGCAATGGGGCCGAGATCCTGGTGGTACCCACCTTCGACGCCGGCTGGTGGACCGCCCGCCAGCACGACCAACACGCCGCCCTGGCCGCTCTCCGGGCCGTGGAGAACGGGCGGTGGATGCTCCGCGCCACCAGTTCCGGGGTTTCCCAGATCCTCGACCCCTGCGGGCGCGACCACGGCCGGATCCACAACTTCGAGGCGGGCCTGGTGTTCGGGTTGGTGGAGCCCCGGCGCGACCGGACCCCCTACGGCAGGATCGGCTGGATGATCGGCCCCGGGTCTCTGCTCCTGGCGCTGGGGATCGTGGGGACCCTCGTCTGGCCCGACGTTCGGCGACGCTTCCGGAACTGGCGGACACAGGCCGGGACGGGTGCCCCGGCATGA